The following proteins come from a genomic window of Natrinema saccharevitans:
- the rqcH gene encoding ribosome rescue protein RqcH gives MDSKRELTSVDLAALVGELGTYEGAKVDKAYLYGDDLVRLKMRDFDRGRLELILEVGEVKRAHTVAPERVPDAPGRPPQFAMMLRNRLSGADFAGVEQYEFDRILEFVFERDDGTTRIIVELFGQGNVAVTDGEYEVIDCLETVRLKSRTVVPGSRYEFPDSRTNPLTVSRETFDREMDDSDTDVVRTLATQLNFGGLYAEEICTRAGVEKGLDIADADEDVYDRVYEAIERLALDIRNGNFDPRLYFEGDDGDGDDGDDESDAGEGPVVDVTPFPLEERADLPAEGYDSFLSALDDYFFRLELEEEEEPDPTDQRPDFESEIAKHERIIEQQQGAIEGFEQEAEQLRERAELLYAEYGLVDEILSTVQEARERDRAWDDIRERFEEGADRGIEAAEAVVDVDGSEGTVTVDLDGERIELVADRGVEQNADRLYTEAKRVEEKKEGALAAIDDTRDDLEEAKRRRDEWEAQDAASDDEDGDEDDEESKRDWLAEPSIPIRENEPWFDRFRWFHTSDDYLVIGGRNADQNEEIVKKYLEPGDKVLHTQAHGGPVTVLKATDPSEASSSDIELPESSIEEAAQFAVSYASVWKDGRYAGDVYAVDADQVSKTPESGEYLEKGGFAIRGDRTYYRDTAVGAAVGIQCEPYTRVIGGPPSAIADRTETAIELEPGQYAQADTAKRLYRRFRERFEDESFVRKIASPDRIQHFMPPGGSRIKEE, from the coding sequence ATGGATTCGAAGCGGGAGCTGACAAGCGTCGACCTCGCGGCCCTCGTCGGGGAACTCGGCACCTACGAGGGAGCGAAGGTCGACAAGGCCTACCTCTACGGCGACGATCTCGTCCGCCTCAAGATGCGGGACTTCGACCGGGGCCGACTGGAACTGATCCTCGAGGTCGGCGAGGTCAAGCGGGCCCACACGGTCGCCCCCGAGCGGGTGCCCGACGCCCCCGGCCGGCCGCCCCAGTTCGCGATGATGCTCCGCAACCGGCTCTCGGGGGCCGACTTCGCGGGCGTCGAACAGTACGAGTTCGACCGCATCCTCGAGTTCGTCTTCGAGCGCGACGACGGCACCACGCGGATCATCGTCGAACTGTTCGGGCAGGGCAACGTCGCGGTCACCGACGGCGAGTACGAGGTGATCGACTGCCTCGAGACGGTCCGGCTCAAGTCACGGACCGTCGTCCCGGGTTCGCGCTACGAGTTCCCCGACTCCCGGACGAACCCGCTGACGGTCTCGCGGGAGACCTTCGACCGCGAGATGGACGACTCCGACACCGACGTGGTGCGGACGCTGGCGACCCAGCTCAACTTCGGCGGGCTCTACGCCGAGGAGATCTGTACCCGCGCCGGCGTCGAGAAAGGGCTGGACATCGCCGACGCCGACGAGGACGTCTACGACCGGGTTTACGAGGCGATCGAGCGACTCGCGCTCGACATCCGGAACGGCAACTTCGATCCGCGGCTCTACTTCGAGGGCGACGACGGGGATGGGGACGACGGGGACGACGAGAGCGACGCAGGCGAGGGTCCCGTCGTCGACGTCACGCCGTTCCCGCTCGAGGAACGCGCGGACCTGCCCGCCGAGGGCTACGACTCGTTCCTGTCGGCGCTGGACGACTACTTCTTCCGGCTCGAACTCGAGGAGGAGGAAGAGCCCGATCCGACCGACCAGCGACCGGATTTCGAGTCGGAGATCGCCAAACACGAGCGGATCATCGAGCAACAGCAGGGGGCGATCGAGGGGTTCGAGCAGGAGGCCGAGCAGTTGCGCGAGCGAGCGGAGTTGCTCTACGCCGAGTACGGACTGGTCGACGAGATCCTCTCGACGGTCCAGGAGGCCCGCGAGCGGGACCGCGCCTGGGACGACATCAGGGAGCGGTTCGAGGAGGGGGCCGACCGCGGCATCGAGGCCGCCGAGGCGGTCGTCGACGTCGACGGCAGCGAGGGGACCGTGACCGTCGACCTCGACGGCGAGCGGATCGAACTGGTCGCCGACCGGGGCGTCGAGCAGAACGCCGATCGGCTCTACACCGAGGCCAAACGCGTCGAAGAAAAAAAGGAGGGCGCGCTGGCGGCCATCGATGACACCCGCGACGATCTCGAGGAAGCCAAACGACGCCGCGACGAGTGGGAAGCACAGGACGCCGCGAGCGACGACGAGGACGGCGACGAAGACGACGAGGAGTCGAAACGGGACTGGCTCGCCGAGCCGTCCATTCCCATCCGCGAGAACGAGCCCTGGTTCGACCGCTTCCGCTGGTTCCACACCAGCGACGACTACCTCGTGATCGGCGGCCGCAACGCCGACCAGAACGAGGAAATCGTCAAGAAGTACCTCGAGCCCGGCGACAAAGTCTTGCACACGCAGGCCCACGGCGGTCCAGTCACCGTGTTGAAGGCGACCGACCCCAGTGAAGCGTCCTCGAGCGACATCGAGTTGCCGGAGTCGAGCATCGAGGAGGCCGCCCAGTTCGCGGTCTCGTACGCCTCGGTCTGGAAGGACGGCCGCTACGCGGGCGACGTCTACGCGGTCGACGCCGACCAGGTGTCGAAGACCCCCGAGAGCGGCGAGTACTTAGAGAAAGGCGGGTTCGCGATCCGCGGCGATCGGACCTACTATCGCGACACCGCGGTCGGCGCGGCGGTCGGGATCCAGTGTGAGCCCTACACGCGAGTGATCGGCGGCCCGCCGTCGGCCATCGCGGACCGGACGGAGACGGCGATCGAACTCGAGCCGGGTCAGTACGCGCAGGCGGACACGGCAAAGCGGCTCTACCGGCGGTTCCGCGAGCGCTTCGAAGACGAATCGTTCGTCCGCAAGATCGCCAGCCCGGACCGGATCCAACACTTCATGCCGCCGGGCGGTAGCCGGATCAAAGAAGAGTAG
- the trxA gene encoding thioredoxin — translation MATDARDDVSARSLDEPVYIDGRSHLEDVTAEHDVVLVDFYADWCGPCQMLNPVLEKLADTTDAVIAKVDVDEHQQLAGSFGVRGVPTLVLFADGEQVEQQSGVLPENRLRALIERYTE, via the coding sequence ATGGCAACTGATGCACGCGACGACGTTTCGGCACGATCGCTCGACGAACCGGTCTACATCGACGGGAGAAGCCACCTCGAGGACGTCACGGCGGAACACGACGTCGTTCTCGTGGACTTCTACGCCGACTGGTGTGGCCCCTGTCAGATGCTCAATCCCGTCCTCGAGAAGCTGGCCGACACGACCGACGCCGTGATCGCCAAGGTCGACGTCGACGAACACCAGCAGCTCGCGGGGTCGTTCGGCGTTCGCGGCGTGCCGACGCTCGTCCTCTTCGCGGACGGTGAGCAGGTCGAACAGCAGTCCGGCGTACTACCGGAAAACCGACTCCGCGCCCTGATCGAGAGATACACCGAATGA
- a CDS encoding NAD(P)/FAD-dependent oxidoreductase: MNEATDATADVRNVVIVGSGVAGLSAAVYAARADLEPLVLEGPEPGGQLTLTTDVENYLGFPEGVGGMELIGNGKEQAERFGAEFEHGTVEDATLADRPFELELSNGERLRTRALIVASGASARWVGAENEDELMGYGLSTCATCDGAFHRGDDVLVIGGGDSAMEEALFLAKFADSVTVVHRREELRASEIMADRARDNETIEFRWNTELEALRGSQDEGVTGATLVSHPEGYPLEKAANGADVTRETVDVGGVFYAIGHTPNTEFLEGTAVDRDESGYLYTRTDDAGRATTETAVEGVFAAGDVADPNYQQAITAAGTGSMAALDAEAYLETLERTTAPALEISQ; the protein is encoded by the coding sequence ATGAACGAGGCAACCGACGCGACCGCGGACGTTCGTAACGTCGTGATCGTCGGCTCCGGCGTCGCCGGTCTCTCGGCGGCCGTCTACGCCGCGCGGGCCGACCTCGAGCCGCTGGTACTCGAGGGGCCCGAGCCGGGCGGCCAGCTGACGCTGACGACGGACGTCGAGAACTACCTCGGCTTCCCCGAGGGCGTCGGCGGGATGGAGCTGATCGGGAACGGCAAGGAACAGGCCGAGCGCTTCGGTGCCGAATTCGAACACGGGACCGTCGAGGACGCGACGCTCGCGGACCGGCCGTTCGAACTCGAACTCTCGAACGGCGAGCGGCTGCGAACGCGCGCGTTGATCGTCGCGAGCGGTGCGAGCGCTCGCTGGGTCGGCGCCGAAAACGAGGACGAGCTAATGGGCTACGGCCTCTCGACGTGTGCGACCTGCGACGGCGCGTTCCACCGCGGCGACGACGTCCTCGTGATCGGCGGCGGCGATTCGGCGATGGAAGAAGCGCTCTTCCTCGCGAAGTTCGCCGACAGCGTGACCGTCGTTCACCGCCGCGAGGAACTGCGCGCGTCCGAGATCATGGCCGACCGCGCCCGCGACAACGAGACCATCGAGTTCCGCTGGAACACGGAACTCGAGGCGCTCCGGGGCTCCCAAGACGAAGGCGTCACCGGCGCGACGCTCGTCTCTCACCCCGAGGGGTATCCCCTCGAGAAAGCCGCGAACGGCGCCGACGTGACGCGCGAGACGGTCGACGTCGGCGGCGTGTTCTACGCGATCGGCCACACGCCCAACACCGAGTTCCTCGAGGGAACCGCCGTCGACCGCGACGAGAGCGGCTACCTCTACACGCGAACCGACGACGCCGGCCGGGCGACGACCGAGACCGCGGTCGAAGGTGTCTTCGCCGCCGGCGACGTCGCCGATCCGAACTATCAGCAGGCGATCACCGCCGCCGGAACCGGCAGCATGGCGGCCCTCGACGCCGAAGCGTACCTCGAGACGCTCGAGCGGACGACGGCACCCGCACTCGAAATCTCTCAGTAG
- a CDS encoding ZIP family metal transporter — MSSLEEVVIVATIAGCTTGIGALPLLLTDRISHRVYDGSLGLAAGIMVGAAVFALVLPGLELGSPLEVTVGLLAGGGFLLAVNAVLPHLHLLFRGERVEGTKQTFDPAGELPSAEGDGDLEALGDDVDDLRRAALVGGAVTIHNVPEGLAVGIAFASGETALGLAIATAIAVQNVPDGFAMAVPAVRAGVSAPRTLLYTTLSGGVPEPIAAAVGFSLVAVVSGLFPLAAGFAAGAMIAVVFRELVPSSHGHGYADTATATFVLGFAVMLIVDTVLAV; from the coding sequence ATGTCGTCGCTCGAGGAAGTCGTCATCGTCGCGACCATCGCCGGCTGTACCACCGGGATCGGAGCGTTACCACTCCTGCTCACCGACCGGATCAGCCACCGCGTCTACGACGGCTCGCTCGGCCTCGCGGCCGGCATCATGGTCGGGGCCGCGGTCTTCGCCCTCGTGTTGCCCGGCCTCGAACTCGGCTCGCCGCTCGAGGTCACCGTCGGCCTCCTCGCGGGCGGGGGCTTCCTGCTGGCGGTCAACGCCGTCCTCCCGCATCTGCATCTCCTCTTTCGCGGTGAACGCGTCGAAGGGACGAAACAGACGTTCGACCCCGCCGGCGAGCTACCGTCGGCCGAGGGCGACGGCGACCTCGAGGCGCTCGGCGACGACGTCGACGACCTCCGGCGGGCCGCGCTGGTCGGCGGGGCCGTCACCATTCACAACGTCCCCGAGGGATTAGCGGTCGGGATCGCCTTCGCCAGCGGCGAGACGGCGCTCGGCCTCGCCATCGCGACGGCCATCGCCGTCCAGAACGTCCCCGACGGGTTCGCGATGGCGGTCCCGGCGGTCCGGGCCGGCGTCTCCGCCCCGCGGACGCTGCTGTACACCACGCTCTCGGGCGGCGTCCCGGAGCCGATCGCCGCCGCCGTCGGCTTCTCGCTCGTCGCGGTCGTCTCCGGGCTCTTCCCCCTCGCCGCCGGCTTCGCGGCCGGGGCGATGATCGCCGTCGTCTTCCGGGAACTGGTCCCCTCGAGCCACGGCCACGGTTACGCCGACACCGCGACGGCGACGTTCGTCCTCGGCTTCGCGGTCATGCTGATCGTCGACACCGTCCTCGCGGTCTGA